Proteins from one Spartinivicinus poritis genomic window:
- a CDS encoding tail protein X, with product MKYITQQNDMLDAICHRYYQGDISTLGAVLAANPGLANHGALLPAGLVIELPTIRAEENLQRITLWD from the coding sequence ATGAAATATATCACCCAACAAAACGACATGCTCGACGCCATTTGTCACCGATATTATCAAGGTGATATCAGTACATTAGGTGCTGTATTAGCAGCCAACCCAGGCTTAGCTAATCACGGGGCTTTATTGCCTGCTGGGCTGGTGATTGAGTTGCCAACAATTCGGGCAGAAGAAAATTTACAGCGGATTACGCTTTGGGATTAG
- a CDS encoding phage tail protein has product MINDIPNQVMMALGDFMFSVSTVQYQTLKTSQSWRWAKKDRYGRKPAKQFHGPDANTKKLDIAVYPEIKQDFYWFDKLKQLADKGEPLRLVGGSPSGGVDLGLWVIDQIDQDDNYFFEDGTPMEIKGSLAISEYGEDI; this is encoded by the coding sequence ATGATTAATGACATCCCTAACCAGGTCATGATGGCGTTAGGGGATTTTATGTTTAGTGTCAGTACCGTGCAGTATCAAACCTTAAAAACCAGTCAGTCCTGGCGCTGGGCGAAAAAAGATCGCTATGGACGAAAACCTGCAAAACAATTCCATGGGCCGGATGCCAATACTAAAAAGTTAGATATTGCTGTTTATCCAGAAATCAAACAAGACTTTTACTGGTTTGATAAGCTCAAGCAACTAGCCGATAAAGGCGAGCCACTACGGTTAGTTGGTGGTTCACCTTCGGGTGGTGTGGATTTGGGATTATGGGTTATAGACCAAATTGACCAGGATGATAATTATTTTTTTGAGGACGGCACACCCATGGAAATAAAAGGCAGCCTGGCGATATCTGAATATGGGGAAGATATATAA
- a CDS encoding phage tail tape measure protein, producing MSGNTTTRLQLVMALADKLSAPMRQVTQRTNRFNQQITNSREALNRLGNTRSAINNFRELRRRTNQTAAALTDAQRDAARIAQQFNRTSNPTRQLTRRMQEATRHVRQLQQQQQSERQELQCMRGELRQAGVSTNNLAQATRRITQQTDRYNQQLEEQQQRLARVRRAEERMGQLRERNSNLKSKLMGDTAKVGAAVFAVKKLTDAYGDMVSAKGEIGSLGIDEKGQEIIAAKAREYSNQWSKTTTTEFIRASYDIKSGIASLGDAAVGEFTKIAALTGGATKSSTEEMTSLFASGYAIYRKQFDGFAASYIKDWKSLSEEEKDIKFGEMLSAGISSSVQMFKTDGSKVSQALSSLGATATAAGASISEQFSVLGMLSASMEGGEAATKYARFIQKAGKASEKLGLNFFDAENRLLPAVDILRKIKEEYGELDEVEKLEIFKAFGSKEAVGFIDTFLPKIDELDDTIGVMQKNLQSGMAITETMAESILIGGPNFTLMGQRFNNLAISVGRVFAPAMSFAVELLGRLAESVAWFIDNVPIVPEIILYGVSALLAFKTATMACRVAMLAWNVANMAGIATTNALNLASIRTGAIQLALAAKTKAVTAAQWLWNTALMANPIGLVIMAIGGLIATAAYLIDDWGVVGEFFSGLWESIKSVFNTGWEYLKSLLAFTPLGMVMENWAPLTEWFGSLWATIKALFSQAWQWIQDTIVGPIMAIKDTLGAAWDSLFGDDEKSVEVTQKVKQMSDNAAEVIEKSPAMQSSNSAAPLTGQASRVNQTHNQYNVSVEVKQPNATPEEINRAVAKALDEHQRKQARSVRGNLHD from the coding sequence ATGTCTGGTAATACAACGACACGTCTGCAGTTGGTGATGGCACTGGCGGATAAACTCAGTGCACCTATGCGCCAGGTTACCCAGCGGACAAATCGCTTTAATCAGCAAATTACCAATAGTCGTGAAGCATTAAATCGACTGGGCAATACGCGCAGTGCCATCAATAACTTTCGGGAGTTAAGGCGTCGGACCAATCAAACGGCTGCCGCGTTAACAGATGCACAACGGGATGCGGCAAGGATTGCACAACAGTTTAATCGTACCAGCAATCCGACCCGGCAGCTGACCCGACGCATGCAGGAGGCCACCCGACATGTAAGACAGTTACAACAGCAGCAACAAAGTGAACGGCAAGAGCTGCAGTGTATGCGAGGTGAGTTGCGGCAGGCTGGCGTCTCTACCAATAACTTAGCCCAAGCCACTCGTCGTATTACCCAGCAGACCGACCGCTACAACCAGCAGTTAGAAGAACAGCAGCAACGATTAGCACGGGTACGCCGAGCTGAAGAGCGCATGGGACAATTGCGTGAACGTAATAGTAACTTAAAGTCGAAATTAATGGGTGATACCGCCAAGGTGGGTGCTGCAGTTTTTGCTGTGAAAAAACTCACGGATGCTTATGGTGATATGGTATCTGCCAAGGGCGAAATAGGTTCCCTGGGTATTGATGAAAAAGGCCAGGAAATCATTGCAGCCAAAGCCAGGGAGTATTCCAATCAGTGGTCAAAAACCACAACAACTGAATTTATTAGGGCCTCATACGACATTAAGTCAGGCATTGCCTCACTTGGGGATGCCGCCGTGGGTGAGTTTACCAAAATAGCCGCGTTAACGGGTGGTGCAACCAAATCCAGTACCGAGGAAATGACCAGTCTTTTTGCTTCAGGCTATGCCATTTATCGCAAGCAATTTGATGGGTTTGCTGCCAGTTATATTAAAGATTGGAAAAGCCTGAGCGAAGAAGAAAAAGATATTAAGTTCGGAGAAATGCTTAGCGCCGGTATTTCATCCTCGGTGCAAATGTTTAAAACCGATGGCTCGAAAGTTTCACAAGCGTTAAGTTCATTGGGTGCTACCGCGACGGCGGCAGGCGCTTCTATCTCTGAACAATTTTCGGTATTAGGGATGTTATCCGCTTCTATGGAAGGCGGTGAGGCGGCCACTAAATATGCCCGCTTTATTCAAAAAGCGGGTAAAGCCAGTGAAAAACTTGGGCTTAATTTTTTTGATGCAGAAAACCGCTTATTACCCGCCGTGGATATTCTACGCAAAATTAAGGAGGAATATGGCGAGCTTGATGAAGTAGAAAAGCTTGAAATATTTAAAGCCTTTGGCTCAAAGGAAGCAGTTGGCTTTATCGATACATTCTTACCTAAAATTGATGAGCTGGACGACACCATTGGTGTCATGCAAAAAAACTTGCAATCTGGTATGGCAATCACTGAGACCATGGCAGAATCCATTTTAATAGGAGGTCCTAACTTTACATTAATGGGGCAGCGGTTTAATAACTTAGCTATTTCTGTAGGAAGAGTTTTTGCCCCAGCCATGAGCTTTGCAGTGGAATTACTTGGTCGACTCGCTGAATCCGTTGCTTGGTTTATTGATAATGTGCCTATCGTGCCCGAGATTATATTATACGGTGTAAGCGCACTACTGGCTTTTAAAACGGCCACCATGGCTTGCAGAGTTGCGATGCTCGCTTGGAATGTGGCCAATATGGCAGGTATTGCCACGACAAATGCCTTGAACCTGGCCAGCATTCGAACCGGAGCGATTCAATTAGCCTTAGCCGCTAAAACTAAAGCGGTTACGGCTGCCCAGTGGTTATGGAATACAGCTCTGATGGCCAATCCGATTGGATTGGTAATTATGGCAATTGGTGGCTTAATTGCGACGGCTGCCTATTTAATCGATGACTGGGGAGTAGTCGGTGAATTTTTTAGTGGTTTATGGGAATCCATTAAATCGGTATTTAATACAGGTTGGGAATACCTTAAAAGCTTATTAGCTTTTACACCGCTCGGCATGGTAATGGAAAACTGGGCACCCTTAACCGAGTGGTTTGGTAGTTTATGGGCAACGATTAAAGCGCTATTTAGCCAAGCCTGGCAGTGGATACAAGACACTATCGTTGGTCCCATCATGGCGATTAAAGATACCTTGGGTGCAGCTTGGGATAGCCTGTTTGGTGATGATGAAAAATCGGTAGAAGTCACCCAGAAAGTAAAGCAGATGTCAGATAATGCAGCGGAGGTGATTGAAAAATCGCCGGCCATGCAATCTTCCAACAGCGCTGCACCATTAACAGGCCAAGCCAGTCGAGTTAATCAAACTCACAACCAATACAACGTAAGCGTTGAAGTGAAACAACCTAATGCTACCCCTGAAGAAATTAACCGGGCAGTCGCTAAAGCCTTAGATGAACACCAACGTAAACAAGCACGCTCCGTAAGAGGCAATCTCCATGATTAA
- a CDS encoding GpE family phage tail protein codes for MAIEADCFMVFQGWDIQTTADMSLTELMHWHALAVERQTAINAQLTS; via the coding sequence ATGGCTATTGAGGCTGATTGTTTTATGGTGTTCCAAGGTTGGGATATCCAAACTACAGCTGACATGTCTTTAACCGAATTGATGCACTGGCACGCTCTTGCCGTAGAACGTCAAACCGCTATTAACGCGCAACTCACTTCCTAA
- a CDS encoding phage tail assembly protein, giving the protein MTTTITLTSPIKRGDTTIDQVTLREPRAGELRRLKLMDVIQQDVSSLRILLPRICELTANEVDELSLVDLGNIASEVTLFFMDSTQYPAM; this is encoded by the coding sequence ATGACAACAACCATTACCTTAACGTCACCCATTAAACGAGGTGACACCACCATTGATCAAGTCACCTTACGAGAACCGCGCGCCGGTGAACTACGCCGCCTTAAATTAATGGATGTGATCCAGCAGGATGTTAGCAGCCTGCGAATATTATTACCGCGTATTTGTGAACTAACGGCTAATGAAGTGGATGAATTAAGCCTGGTGGATTTGGGTAACATTGCGTCGGAAGTCACCCTTTTTTTCATGGACTCGACTCAATACCCAGCGATGTAA
- a CDS encoding phage major tail tube protein: MSVPSILTDMNAFFKDESFVGICNTITLPKVAYKTSDFTLAGVAGDIERSLHKLEKLEAEVTVSDYNAKVIDLLGQPESKQEEFRIRGSLDVNGEIKAIMVKLKGLWKSMEFNEFKPESEATLKFAIVADVYEFEMDNNQLIYIDKKNYEVKINGVDRTKAIREALGI; this comes from the coding sequence ATGAGTGTCCCCAGTATTTTGACGGATATGAATGCCTTTTTTAAGGATGAATCCTTTGTGGGTATTTGTAACACCATCACTTTGCCGAAAGTAGCCTATAAAACCAGTGACTTTACTTTGGCAGGCGTGGCCGGTGATATCGAACGCAGTTTACATAAGCTGGAAAAGTTAGAGGCAGAAGTCACCGTCTCGGATTACAACGCGAAGGTCATTGATTTATTAGGTCAGCCCGAAAGCAAACAAGAAGAATTTCGTATTCGCGGCTCATTGGATGTGAACGGCGAAATAAAAGCCATTATGGTGAAACTCAAAGGGCTTTGGAAAAGCATGGAGTTTAATGAATTTAAACCCGAATCTGAAGCCACCTTAAAATTCGCTATCGTTGCCGATGTGTATGAGTTTGAAATGGATAATAACCAGCTCATTTATATCGATAAGAAAAACTACGAAGTCAAAATCAACGGTGTGGATCGCACTAAAGCGATTCGCGAGGCGTTGGGTATTTAA
- a CDS encoding phage tail sheath C-terminal domain-containing protein, with protein sequence MTTDYLHGVEQYLLDDPVKPIRILSASTIGLIATADDAEEKIFPLNTPVLVASDKLIEKAGKTGTLRAALQDIYRQSGAVVVVVRVPEPKNQAEPTEEELATIIGTVDNDTGIYTGLKALRIAEALLGVRPRLMIVPEFSHLYDVAASMETEAKNLNAIPIIDGDESGYSNVIQMADKFKEAFFVNGGIKILDPAAKKKVTRKASATIAGHIVRVDFSEGYWHSPSNRKIYGITGTSEKVDHAIGSRTSKANLYNSENVATIVNQQGGWYLYGNRLCNGVMLPHQRVRYIVGDSILYAHQEMVDRNITRDYVDAVKARVNNLLRRLKARQVISGGECWIDEELNLADIGTGQVTWDYDLGLYDIAERLTFRQHINKTYNEQVFTS encoded by the coding sequence ATGACCACCGACTATCTACACGGTGTCGAACAGTATTTGCTGGATGACCCGGTTAAACCTATTCGTATTTTATCAGCCAGCACCATTGGCTTAATTGCCACGGCTGATGATGCAGAGGAAAAAATATTTCCACTTAATACGCCAGTATTAGTAGCCAGTGATAAGTTAATTGAAAAAGCGGGTAAAACAGGCACACTGCGTGCCGCACTGCAAGATATTTACCGCCAGTCTGGCGCGGTGGTTGTTGTGGTTCGGGTGCCTGAGCCTAAAAACCAAGCAGAACCCACAGAAGAAGAGTTAGCCACTATTATTGGTACGGTCGATAATGACACGGGCATTTATACCGGCTTAAAAGCCTTGCGTATTGCTGAAGCATTACTTGGGGTTAGACCTCGCTTAATGATTGTGCCTGAATTTTCCCATTTGTATGATGTGGCTGCCTCAATGGAGACTGAAGCTAAAAACCTCAATGCCATTCCCATTATTGATGGTGATGAGTCAGGCTATAGCAATGTCATTCAAATGGCGGACAAATTCAAAGAAGCTTTTTTTGTTAACGGTGGGATTAAAATATTAGACCCAGCCGCGAAGAAAAAAGTCACCCGTAAAGCCTCAGCCACTATTGCAGGCCATATTGTCCGGGTGGATTTTAGTGAGGGGTATTGGCATTCGCCGTCTAACCGTAAAATCTATGGTATTACGGGCACGTCTGAGAAAGTGGATCATGCCATTGGTTCCCGTACAAGCAAAGCCAATCTTTATAACTCGGAAAATGTCGCAACCATCGTGAATCAGCAAGGCGGCTGGTATTTATACGGCAACCGTCTTTGTAATGGCGTCATGCTCCCACATCAACGGGTACGCTATATTGTCGGAGACTCCATTCTTTATGCGCACCAAGAAATGGTGGACCGCAATATTACCCGTGATTATGTCGATGCAGTCAAAGCACGGGTGAATAACTTATTACGTCGACTAAAAGCACGGCAAGTGATTTCGGGTGGTGAATGCTGGATAGATGAAGAGCTCAACCTGGCGGATATTGGTACTGGCCAAGTGACTTGGGATTATGATTTAGGGCTCTATGATATCGCTGAGCGTTTAACCTTCCGCCAACACATCAATAAAACCTACAACGAACAAGTCTTTACCAGTTAA
- a CDS encoding phage tail protein, producing the protein MNQDYFSLLTEQGQARIINAQALGKTVKLTTLKVGDGGEDGGKVTDPKENDTSLVREKWEGPINSIFQHPENHNWLVAETVISEEDGNFYITEFGLYDEDDNLIIVGKYPKTYKPTLAQGSGSSLYVRVILELSNTSTVELKIDPAIVLASRQYVDDKWKTHLEADHPHPQYVKQAVYDKEKLYTGKPGEIGSIRHGLVQGVIVQTSVHSPTSGPYSNGDFPTTDLETDVNVTCHFVTPFNINKPIDSMFWFHAKGYSFGGGKEIDAMFVGYCYGSANKLINVNKKGNFSPNIYTDRHGNVILALTFNNIIYTTITIDSMRVGNAIELNKGDITCILSLETTITYEPTAP; encoded by the coding sequence TTGAATCAAGATTATTTTAGCTTGCTCACTGAACAGGGGCAGGCCAGGATTATTAATGCCCAAGCGTTGGGAAAAACCGTTAAATTAACTACCTTAAAAGTGGGTGATGGTGGCGAGGACGGTGGAAAAGTAACAGATCCCAAAGAAAACGACACATCACTTGTGCGTGAAAAATGGGAAGGGCCGATTAACAGTATTTTTCAGCATCCAGAAAATCATAACTGGCTAGTGGCTGAAACGGTCATTTCAGAGGAAGATGGCAATTTTTATATCACGGAATTTGGTTTATATGATGAGGATGATAATTTAATTATTGTCGGCAAATACCCAAAAACCTATAAACCCACCCTTGCTCAAGGTAGTGGTAGTAGTTTATATGTACGGGTAATTCTTGAGCTTAGTAATACCTCAACCGTTGAGTTAAAAATTGATCCAGCGATTGTATTAGCTTCACGACAGTATGTCGATGATAAGTGGAAAACTCATTTAGAAGCGGATCACCCTCACCCGCAATATGTTAAGCAAGCTGTTTATGATAAAGAGAAGCTTTATACTGGGAAACCAGGTGAAATTGGCAGTATTCGGCATGGCCTGGTGCAAGGAGTGATTGTACAGACCAGTGTCCATTCGCCTACCAGCGGTCCTTATTCTAACGGTGATTTTCCTACCACTGATTTAGAAACAGATGTTAATGTGACTTGTCATTTTGTTACGCCATTTAATATTAATAAGCCTATTGACAGTATGTTTTGGTTTCATGCTAAAGGGTACTCTTTTGGGGGCGGCAAAGAAATTGATGCAATGTTTGTGGGGTATTGTTATGGCAGTGCCAATAAGCTTATCAATGTGAATAAAAAGGGTAATTTCTCACCCAATATTTATACCGATAGACATGGCAATGTCATTTTAGCCCTCACTTTTAATAATATTATTTATACCACCATCACCATCGATTCAATGCGGGTGGGTAATGCCATCGAACTAAATAAAGGTGATATTACCTGCATACTGTCCCTCGAAACTACCATTACTTATGAGCCTACTGCTCCTTAA
- a CDS encoding phage tail protein I has translation MAGHNSLLPSNLTELERDLEAALADAKALIPIPLETIWHPYQCPTPLLPYLAWAVSVDHWQSSWPEQIKRQVIANSIEVHEIKGTRRALEKALAALDFDIEVKEWFEKKPPGKRGTFEIKANLSNRGIDEAEYQNARQVVDSAKNMRSHYDLTLYLTNQTPLPKMAISCQQGQQATVIPYLVKQINSQICSCLTSGYQSATAHLVYPTITTQLDSQLSRTIITGYQSVNTLTVYPKGA, from the coding sequence ATGGCTGGTCATAACTCCCTATTACCGAGTAATTTAACCGAATTAGAGCGGGATTTAGAAGCAGCACTAGCGGATGCAAAAGCGTTAATTCCAATACCGCTTGAAACCATTTGGCACCCGTATCAATGTCCTACACCGCTATTGCCGTATTTGGCCTGGGCTGTGTCAGTCGATCATTGGCAATCCAGCTGGCCAGAACAAATTAAACGCCAGGTAATCGCCAATAGTATTGAAGTCCACGAAATTAAAGGCACTCGTCGTGCACTAGAGAAAGCCTTAGCCGCGTTAGACTTTGATATTGAGGTTAAAGAATGGTTTGAGAAAAAGCCTCCCGGTAAACGGGGGACGTTTGAGATTAAAGCCAATTTATCCAATCGAGGCATTGACGAAGCGGAGTATCAGAATGCCCGGCAAGTGGTAGATAGCGCTAAAAATATGCGAAGTCATTATGACTTAACTCTGTATCTTACTAATCAGACACCTCTGCCTAAAATGGCAATTAGTTGCCAGCAAGGCCAACAAGCCACGGTGATTCCCTATTTAGTTAAGCAAATTAACAGTCAAATTTGCAGTTGCCTGACATCAGGTTATCAAAGTGCAACCGCCCATTTAGTTTACCCAACAATCACCACCCAATTAGACAGCCAGTTAAGTCGCACGATTATAACTGGTTATCAGTCAGTGAATACCTTAACTGTTTACCCAAAAGGAGCCTGA
- a CDS encoding baseplate assembly protein, whose translation MSSRNAIDLSKLPPLNIIDETHYQDELATVTEKAKLPNPSPADPAYRIASAMCYRHRLLRQKINEQIYGLTLAGAIGPQLDHIGLTYYRTPRHEEETDQDFRYRLQLEYEGKSVAGPEGAYIFHALSADGLVKDVAVNSPEPVEVDLYILTHENTGQPTEALLKKVREYLEPYRPLTDKLNIKAPSQLFEYTIDAVLYLKGGPEASIVENLSRQRLQQYVIHQHYLGAQITESSIHAALTVEGVENVTLKNWTDIKCKPSEAAYCKKITLKTQQLASDGWS comes from the coding sequence TTGAGCAGTAGAAATGCTATCGACTTATCTAAACTGCCTCCCCTTAACATTATCGATGAAACTCATTACCAAGATGAGCTAGCCACGGTAACCGAAAAAGCCAAGCTCCCCAATCCAAGCCCTGCAGATCCTGCTTATCGTATCGCCTCTGCCATGTGTTATCGGCATCGGCTACTGCGACAAAAAATCAATGAACAAATTTACGGGTTAACCTTGGCTGGAGCGATTGGACCACAGTTAGATCATATTGGACTAACCTATTACCGTACGCCCCGGCATGAAGAAGAAACCGACCAGGACTTCCGCTACCGGCTACAACTGGAGTATGAAGGTAAATCCGTGGCTGGGCCTGAAGGCGCTTATATTTTTCATGCACTGTCGGCTGATGGCCTAGTAAAAGATGTGGCAGTGAATTCCCCCGAACCGGTTGAAGTCGATTTATATATCCTGACCCATGAAAACACCGGGCAGCCGACGGAAGCCTTATTAAAAAAGGTTCGTGAATATCTGGAACCTTACCGGCCATTAACCGATAAATTAAATATTAAAGCCCCGAGTCAGCTTTTCGAATACACCATTGATGCTGTCTTGTACTTAAAAGGAGGCCCTGAAGCGTCTATTGTCGAGAATTTAAGTCGTCAACGCCTACAGCAGTACGTCATCCATCAGCATTATTTAGGTGCACAAATTACTGAGAGTAGTATTCATGCGGCGTTAACGGTGGAAGGCGTGGAAAACGTCACGTTAAAAAACTGGACTGATATAAAGTGCAAACCGTCAGAAGCGGCCTATTGCAAGAAAATCACCCTAAAAACTCAACAACTGGCAAGTGATGGCTGGTCATAA
- a CDS encoding ankyrin repeat domain-containing protein, which produces MLTRIHKILILLFALLPVGLACANDIAAFFDAIEKGSSQDIARLIDKGADIEDKNYLGRTALMYSAYKGQTHIIKFLINKGADIEARDNSEDTALMFATRQGYIDAVKLLIEKGANIETKNNYGVTPLIVAAYKGHADIAQLLIDKGADTQVEDNKGQSALLLARQAGNTEVANIIEEAIRKNSK; this is translated from the coding sequence ATGCTGACGCGAATTCATAAAATATTAATACTTTTATTTGCACTTCTACCAGTTGGTCTTGCTTGTGCTAATGACATAGCAGCTTTTTTCGATGCTATAGAAAAGGGTTCTTCACAAGATATTGCTAGGCTAATTGATAAAGGCGCTGATATTGAAGATAAAAACTATCTTGGTAGAACCGCTTTAATGTATTCCGCCTATAAAGGTCAAACACACATCATAAAATTCCTTATTAATAAAGGTGCAGATATAGAGGCTAGAGATAATAGCGAAGACACTGCATTAATGTTTGCTACTCGGCAAGGCTACATTGACGCAGTAAAATTACTTATTGAAAAAGGAGCAAATATTGAAACAAAAAACAATTATGGGGTAACACCATTGATTGTTGCTGCTTATAAAGGTCATGCCGATATAGCACAACTTCTTATCGATAAAGGTGCTGATACACAAGTAGAAGATAATAAAGGTCAATCAGCGCTATTGCTAGCAAGACAAGCAGGTAATACCGAAGTTGCAAATATAATTGAAGAAGCAATAAGAAAAAATAGTAAATAG
- a CDS encoding phage baseplate assembly protein V, whose product MDSDLLQRIEALERKLGQVVVRGRIHAVDHGRHLAKVEYGAEGQQQTTGWLPWKPQRTGKTITWSPPDIGEGATVISEGDLTLGEIIPGSYYNQFPTPSNDKNIHITVYADGAKESYNQESHHYEILLPASGTVKIVATGGVEIEGDVKVIGNIKATGDITDHTRSMQGDRDIYNGHGHDVPGHGTAVPTGNKQ is encoded by the coding sequence ATGGACTCTGATTTATTACAACGTATTGAAGCTTTAGAGCGTAAGCTAGGGCAAGTGGTTGTCAGAGGTCGTATACATGCAGTGGATCATGGGCGCCACTTAGCTAAAGTGGAATATGGCGCTGAAGGCCAACAGCAAACCACTGGCTGGCTACCCTGGAAACCACAACGAACGGGTAAAACCATCACTTGGTCGCCACCAGATATTGGTGAAGGTGCCACGGTGATTTCTGAGGGGGATTTAACCCTGGGTGAAATCATACCTGGCTCCTATTACAACCAGTTTCCAACACCCTCAAATGATAAAAATATACATATCACTGTGTATGCTGATGGTGCTAAAGAATCCTATAACCAGGAAAGCCATCATTACGAAATCCTTTTACCGGCCAGTGGCACTGTCAAGATAGTCGCCACTGGTGGTGTTGAGATTGAAGGAGATGTAAAAGTGATCGGTAATATTAAAGCGACTGGTGATATAACCGATCATACCCGTAGCATGCAGGGTGATAGGGATATTTATAACGGGCATGGTCATGATGTGCCAGGTCATGGGACAGCGGTGCCGACGGGTAATAAACAATAG
- a CDS encoding head-tail joining protein, with protein MVNKNSINARALKLTTDTPVTLIKPNGDTTNTQGIFGYALVDYEADAPSGVVFQKRQAVLTLSTADCEEADQSWQVKINNHLFFVAQGYPDGQGITELWLANPPENNPNDKWC; from the coding sequence ATGGTTAATAAAAATTCAATTAATGCCCGCGCCCTGAAATTAACTACTGATACCCCTGTCACTTTAATTAAACCCAATGGCGACACGACCAATACTCAAGGTATTTTTGGTTATGCGCTGGTGGATTATGAAGCCGACGCCCCAAGCGGTGTGGTGTTTCAAAAAAGACAAGCCGTGTTAACACTGTCTACAGCCGACTGCGAAGAAGCCGATCAATCCTGGCAGGTGAAAATTAACAACCACTTGTTTTTTGTGGCACAGGGTTATCCTGATGGGCAAGGCATTACCGAGTTATGGTTAGCGAATCCACCAGAGAATAATCCCAATGACAAGTGGTGTTGA